A genome region from Burkholderiales bacterium includes the following:
- a CDS encoding NADH-quinone oxidoreductase subunit C — MRLDELSLEVRAIPGAIPAFHATVDAGSLRGLLEAARSRKARLVALWGSDATLRGAGYALHLAIGLRSGLLWLELPLPRDNPRYPGIADIFPAANRMQRAARDLVGIEADDATDRRKWLRHGAWPDGVFPLRKAFDAGSVFVDSGDHYPFQKVEGEGVHEIPVGPVHAGTIEPGHFRFSVVGEKLLRLEERLGYKHKGTEKRFESMTLEQGFRLAGRVSGDSTVAYAWAYAMAVEGVTGTEAPDRALALRGVLLELERIANHLGDLGYLGNDVALSFGFFQFWRLKEDLLRLNQQVFGHRYLMDTIVPGGVARDLSNAESRLLLQVLERIRDDTQTLRSIYEEHAGAQDRFILTGQIVPELAARMGLNGFAGRASGIAHDLRVDHPIAPYRGLDVRMASHQRGDVAARVSVRFDELFESIRLVRSLVSALPPGETRVPVARAQAGSRGVGWVEGWRGDVLIALETAEDNRIERLHPHDPSWQNWPLLERAVLGNIVPDFPLINKSLNLSYSGHDL; from the coding sequence ATGCGGCTTGACGAGCTCTCGCTCGAGGTTCGCGCCATCCCGGGAGCGATCCCGGCTTTTCACGCCACTGTGGACGCAGGTTCGCTGCGGGGTCTACTCGAAGCGGCACGTTCGCGGAAGGCGCGGCTGGTGGCTTTGTGGGGAAGCGACGCGACGCTGCGGGGCGCGGGATATGCGTTGCATCTAGCCATCGGCTTGCGCTCGGGCCTGTTATGGCTCGAGTTGCCGCTGCCACGCGACAACCCGCGCTACCCGGGCATCGCCGACATTTTCCCCGCCGCAAATCGCATGCAGCGCGCCGCGCGCGACCTGGTCGGCATCGAGGCCGATGATGCCACCGATCGCCGCAAGTGGCTGCGGCACGGAGCCTGGCCCGATGGAGTATTTCCGTTGCGAAAGGCGTTTGACGCAGGCTCGGTGTTTGTCGACAGCGGCGACCACTACCCCTTCCAGAAAGTCGAGGGTGAAGGGGTGCACGAAATCCCGGTCGGCCCGGTGCATGCAGGCACGATCGAGCCGGGCCACTTCCGCTTCTCGGTGGTCGGAGAGAAGCTTCTTCGCCTCGAAGAACGCCTCGGATACAAGCACAAGGGCACAGAGAAGCGCTTCGAGAGCATGACACTCGAGCAGGGCTTCAGGCTCGCCGGCAGGGTGAGCGGCGATTCCACCGTTGCCTATGCCTGGGCCTACGCCATGGCGGTGGAAGGCGTCACCGGAACCGAGGCGCCCGACCGAGCGCTGGCATTGCGCGGCGTCCTGCTGGAGCTGGAGCGCATCGCCAACCATCTCGGCGACCTCGGCTACCTCGGCAACGACGTCGCGTTGTCGTTTGGATTCTTTCAGTTCTGGCGGCTGAAAGAAGATCTGCTTCGCCTCAACCAGCAGGTGTTCGGCCACCGCTACCTGATGGATACGATCGTGCCCGGCGGCGTAGCGCGGGATCTGTCGAACGCCGAATCCCGGCTCCTCCTGCAGGTCCTGGAGCGTATCCGGGACGACACGCAAACGCTCAGGTCGATATACGAGGAACACGCGGGAGCCCAGGACCGCTTCATCCTCACCGGCCAGATCGTGCCGGAGCTCGCCGCGAGGATGGGCCTGAACGGCTTCGCCGGCCGAGCCAGCGGCATTGCCCACGATCTGCGCGTCGACCATCCGATCGCTCCCTATCGGGGGCTCGATGTGCGAATGGCATCTCACCAGCGAGGCGACGTTGCGGCGCGGGTTTCGGTTCGATTCGATGAACTCTTCGAGTCGATTCGACTGGTCCGCTCCCTGGTGTCAGCGCTTCCACCCGGCGAGACGCGCGTCCCGGTGGCCCGCGCACAGGCCGGGTCACGGGGCGTGGGCTGGGTCGAGGGCTGGCGCGGCGACGTCTTGATCGCTCTCGAAACGGCCGAGGACAACCGCATCGAACGGCTGCATCCGCACGACCCCTCCTGGCAGAATTGGCCGCTGCTGGAGCGCGCGGTATTGGGGAACATCGTTCCGGACTTTCCGCTGATCAACAAGTCCTTGAATTTGAGTTACTCAGGCCATGATCTATAG
- the recG gene encoding ATP-dependent DNA helicase RecG: MRQTPYAPSLAFATLPVREKLARIGVAQLSDLVLHLPLRYEDETQVVPIARAPSGETVQIEGTVVESDIRYRPRRQLVSRVEDGTGTLYMRFFNFYPGQAKALAPGTRVRALGEIRQGFFGAEMVHPRVKVLRGEAPLPKSLTPVYPTTAGLSQDSLRKLAARALLAADLSDTLPEPVRRKLGLEPYGEAVRYLHHPPPDADALALASHAHPAWRRVKFDELLAQQLSMRLHHERRARTRAHPLVQYTRLSRRLIDSLPFRLTRAQLRAWEQIRRDLAAPHPMQRLLQGDVGSGKTVVAALAALQAIESGYQAAVMAPTEILAEQHYRKFAHWLEPLGVNVAWLSGGQKKKGRELALAGIESGAAQLAVGTHALFQEQVTFAKLGLAIVDEQHRFGVHQRLALRMKGGRGEQSPQPHQLMMSATPIPRTLAMTYYADVDVSVIDELPPGRTPVTTKLVSEARRVEVLARVRDACLAGRQAYWVCPLIEESEALQLQTAIETFENLRREFPALRVGLVHGRLTNQEKAATMAAFQKNEIQLLVATTVIEVGVDVPNASLMVIEHAERMGLSQLHQLRGRVGRGGESSTCILLYQGPLSETARERLKIIYENSDGFEIARHDLRLRGPGEFLGARQSGVPMLRFADLEHDLDLLDQARNIAPQLIRDHPDLVERHLDRWLGGRQTYLRA; the protein is encoded by the coding sequence GTGCGCCAGACCCCGTACGCTCCCTCGCTCGCCTTCGCCACTTTGCCCGTGCGCGAAAAGCTCGCGCGCATCGGCGTGGCGCAACTCTCCGATCTGGTGCTGCACCTGCCGCTGCGCTACGAGGACGAGACGCAGGTCGTGCCGATCGCGCGAGCGCCCTCGGGCGAAACGGTCCAGATCGAAGGTACGGTCGTCGAGTCCGATATTCGCTATCGTCCGCGCCGGCAACTGGTCTCGCGCGTGGAGGACGGCACCGGCACGCTCTACATGCGGTTCTTCAATTTCTATCCCGGCCAGGCGAAGGCGCTCGCACCCGGGACGCGCGTGCGCGCGCTGGGTGAGATCCGGCAAGGCTTTTTCGGCGCCGAAATGGTGCATCCGCGCGTAAAGGTGCTGCGCGGCGAGGCGCCGCTCCCCAAGTCGCTCACACCGGTCTACCCGACCACCGCCGGGCTGTCCCAGGACAGCCTGCGCAAGCTCGCGGCGCGTGCGCTGCTCGCGGCGGACCTCAGTGACACGCTGCCCGAGCCGGTGCGGCGCAAGCTGGGGCTCGAGCCCTACGGCGAGGCAGTGCGCTATCTGCATCACCCGCCGCCGGATGCCGACGCGCTGGCGCTTGCCTCCCACGCGCATCCGGCTTGGCGCCGGGTGAAGTTCGACGAACTGCTGGCCCAGCAGCTTTCGATGCGGCTGCATCACGAGCGGCGGGCGCGCACCCGCGCTCATCCGCTGGTGCAGTACACGCGCCTGTCGCGCAGGCTCATCGATTCTCTACCCTTCCGGCTGACGCGCGCGCAGTTGCGCGCCTGGGAGCAGATCCGCCGCGACCTCGCGGCTCCGCACCCGATGCAGCGTCTGCTGCAGGGCGATGTGGGCAGCGGCAAGACCGTGGTCGCCGCGCTGGCGGCATTGCAGGCGATCGAGTCGGGATACCAGGCCGCGGTCATGGCTCCCACGGAAATACTTGCCGAGCAGCACTATCGTAAGTTCGCCCACTGGCTGGAGCCGCTGGGCGTGAACGTCGCATGGCTGTCAGGCGGGCAGAAGAAGAAGGGACGGGAGCTGGCCCTTGCCGGGATCGAATCGGGCGCGGCTCAGCTTGCGGTCGGCACGCACGCGCTGTTTCAGGAGCAGGTGACGTTCGCCAAGCTCGGTCTGGCGATCGTCGACGAGCAGCATCGCTTCGGCGTGCATCAGCGGCTCGCGCTGCGCATGAAAGGCGGGCGTGGCGAGCAATCGCCGCAGCCCCATCAGCTGATGATGAGCGCCACGCCGATCCCGCGCACGCTGGCGATGACCTACTACGCCGATGTGGACGTGTCCGTGATCGACGAGCTGCCGCCGGGACGAACTCCGGTCACCACCAAGCTGGTCTCGGAAGCGCGGCGCGTGGAGGTGCTGGCCCGCGTGCGCGATGCCTGCCTCGCCGGGCGCCAGGCTTACTGGGTGTGCCCGCTCATCGAAGAGTCGGAGGCGCTGCAACTGCAGACCGCGATCGAGACCTTCGAAAACCTGCGACGCGAATTTCCCGCGCTACGGGTCGGCCTGGTGCACGGCCGGCTCACGAACCAGGAGAAGGCGGCGACCATGGCTGCCTTCCAGAAGAATGAGATCCAGCTGCTCGTGGCCACCACCGTAATCGAGGTCGGCGTGGACGTACCCAACGCCTCGCTGATGGTGATCGAGCATGCCGAGCGCATGGGCCTGTCGCAGCTGCATCAACTGCGCGGACGCGTGGGGCGCGGGGGCGAGTCGAGCACCTGCATTCTGCTCTATCAGGGGCCCCTCTCGGAAACGGCGCGCGAGCGCCTGAAGATCATCTACGAGAACAGCGACGGGTTCGAGATCGCGCGCCATGACCTGCGCTTGCGTGGCCCGGGAGAGTTCCTGGGCGCGCGCCAGTCCGGCGTGCCGATGCTGCGCTTCGCCGATCTCGAGCACGACCTCGATCTGCTCGATCAGGCGCGCAACATCGCGCCGCAGTTGATCCGCGATCATCCCGACCTCGTCGAAAGACATCTCGATCGCTGGCTCGGCGGCCGGCAGACGTACTTGCGCGCGTGA
- the hyfB gene encoding hydrogenase 4 subunit B encodes MPDVPLVLLVLAVPLFWIAIGLIGLVLSAIRAFRPRILFPLGAFGAVLLAAVALVALPQPPTELILPLGLPDLPFHIRLDPLAAFFLVLIGSVSSGISIHAAGYFRDETAARCSLICLQYHVFLASMALVVLADDAYLFMVAWETMALSSYFLVTTDHHLPAIRSAGFLYLLIAHLGAIAILLCFGVMSGGHGDYTFEALRGANLSPLWATVAFLLAFFGFGAKAGMLPLHAWLPEAHPAAPSPVSALMSGIMLKTAIYGMVRVVFDLIGGVRWEWGVLMLIVGAATTLFGVLYALMQHDLKRLLAYHSVENIGIILLGLGMAMVFIGFGHPAAGMLGLIAALYHTLNHAVFKGLLFLGAGSILHSTGLRDLNSMGGLIRTMPHVALYFLIGALAISALPPLNGFVSEWLTFQTALQAPILANGVVRSALPLFAATLALAGALTAMCFVKVYGVAFLGQPREPHNAEQSSAASPAQDAGAMERLGMAWLAVGCVLLGLFPTAMLTMLNTVGIALVGQGLSDEALASSWLWLVPMSAAQASYSPVIFLVVIVGVVLVTFLLVRGFYHGRVRVSDPWDCGFPEQTSRMQDTADAFGQPIRHVFGPLYLMRRELPGADDPAPRFFLKIEDRHWYWLYLPVARLAEYVSSRIALLQQGRISTYLVYSFLTLIGLLIFAR; translated from the coding sequence ATGCCGGACGTACCACTGGTTTTGCTCGTCCTTGCCGTCCCACTGTTCTGGATTGCGATCGGCCTGATCGGACTCGTTTTGAGTGCGATCCGCGCGTTTCGCCCGCGAATCCTGTTCCCCCTCGGCGCCTTCGGCGCCGTGCTCCTCGCTGCGGTCGCGCTGGTGGCGCTGCCCCAGCCTCCGACGGAACTGATCCTGCCGCTCGGGCTTCCCGACCTGCCGTTCCACATCCGGCTCGATCCGCTGGCGGCGTTCTTCCTGGTCTTGATCGGCTCGGTGTCGTCGGGCATCTCGATTCACGCCGCCGGCTACTTCAGGGACGAAACCGCGGCCAGGTGCTCGCTCATATGCCTGCAGTACCACGTGTTTCTGGCTTCCATGGCGCTGGTCGTTCTGGCCGACGATGCCTACCTGTTCATGGTGGCTTGGGAGACCATGGCCCTGTCGTCGTACTTCCTGGTGACCACCGACCACCATCTTCCGGCCATCCGTTCCGCCGGATTCCTGTACCTCCTGATCGCGCACCTCGGCGCGATCGCCATCCTGCTTTGCTTCGGCGTCATGAGCGGCGGCCACGGCGACTACACGTTCGAGGCCTTGCGCGGCGCGAATCTGAGCCCGCTGTGGGCGACCGTGGCATTCCTGCTTGCATTCTTCGGGTTCGGCGCCAAGGCGGGAATGCTGCCGCTGCACGCCTGGCTGCCCGAGGCGCACCCGGCGGCGCCCTCTCCGGTGTCGGCGCTGATGAGCGGCATCATGCTCAAGACCGCGATCTACGGAATGGTGCGAGTGGTCTTCGATCTGATCGGCGGCGTGCGCTGGGAGTGGGGAGTGCTGATGCTTATCGTGGGCGCGGCCACCACGCTTTTCGGCGTGCTCTATGCCCTGATGCAGCACGACCTCAAGCGCCTGCTCGCGTACCACTCGGTCGAGAACATCGGCATCATCCTTCTCGGCCTTGGCATGGCGATGGTGTTCATCGGTTTCGGCCATCCCGCCGCCGGCATGCTCGGTCTGATCGCCGCTCTCTACCACACGCTCAACCACGCGGTGTTCAAGGGACTGCTGTTCCTCGGCGCGGGCTCGATCCTGCATTCGACCGGGCTGCGCGACTTGAACAGCATGGGCGGCCTGATCCGCACGATGCCTCATGTTGCGCTCTACTTCCTGATCGGCGCGCTCGCGATCTCCGCGCTTCCCCCGCTCAACGGCTTCGTGTCCGAATGGCTCACGTTCCAGACCGCGCTGCAGGCGCCGATCCTGGCCAACGGCGTGGTGCGCAGTGCGCTGCCGCTCTTCGCCGCTACCCTTGCATTGGCCGGTGCGCTGACCGCGATGTGCTTCGTCAAGGTCTACGGCGTGGCCTTCCTTGGCCAGCCGCGCGAGCCGCACAACGCCGAGCAGTCGTCGGCGGCGAGCCCTGCACAGGACGCCGGCGCCATGGAAAGACTCGGAATGGCGTGGCTTGCCGTCGGCTGCGTTCTGCTCGGACTGTTCCCCACCGCGATGCTGACCATGCTCAACACCGTCGGGATTGCACTCGTCGGGCAGGGCCTGTCGGACGAGGCGCTCGCTTCGAGCTGGCTCTGGCTGGTGCCCATGTCTGCCGCGCAAGCCAGCTACAGCCCGGTGATCTTTCTGGTGGTGATCGTCGGCGTGGTGCTGGTGACGTTCCTGCTGGTGCGCGGGTTCTATCACGGCCGCGTGCGCGTGTCCGATCCCTGGGACTGCGGTTTCCCCGAGCAGACTTCGCGCATGCAGGATACCGCCGATGCATTCGGCCAGCCGATCCGCCATGTATTCGGGCCGCTGTATCTCATGCGGCGGGAACTGCCGGGCGCGGATGATCCGGCACCGCGGTTCTTTCTCAAGATCGAGGATCGCCACTGGTATTGGCTGTATCTGCCGGTGGCGCGTCTGGCTGAATACGTCTCTTCCAGGATCGCGCTGTTGCAGCAGGGCAGGATCAGCACCTACCTCGTGTACAGCTTTCTGACCCTGATCGGGCTGCTGATCTTCGCGCGATGA
- a CDS encoding NADH-quinone oxidoreductase subunit H, whose protein sequence is MSVAAESAFQILQSAFVVLAAPLLMGWVNMCRAWLQNRSAPSILLPYFTIGKLFHKDAVIAARASPLFRLTPYVLFGCMWLAGGIVPVLAVDLPFAPTADIIALVGVFALARVFSALAAMDIGTSFGGLGARREMLIGFLAEPAMLMTLFTAAFISGSTQLTTIVVSLAHREFAIYPSLAFAAVAFAMVLLAENARIPVDNPTTHLELTMVHEAMILEYSARHLALIEWAAAIKLFAYATIGIALFAPWGIADGGNWAALPVAVGALALKLFLFGAGLALLETLLAKLRLFLVPEFLSGAFLLAVLGMLTHFLVRG, encoded by the coding sequence ATGAGCGTCGCTGCCGAAAGCGCGTTCCAGATACTGCAGTCGGCGTTCGTGGTGCTTGCCGCGCCCCTGCTCATGGGCTGGGTAAACATGTGTCGAGCCTGGTTGCAGAACCGTTCCGCGCCCAGCATCCTGCTGCCCTACTTTACGATCGGCAAACTGTTTCACAAGGACGCGGTGATCGCCGCCCGCGCCTCGCCGCTGTTCCGTCTGACGCCTTATGTACTCTTTGGCTGCATGTGGCTCGCCGGTGGAATCGTGCCGGTGCTCGCGGTCGATCTCCCGTTTGCGCCCACCGCCGACATCATCGCCCTGGTCGGAGTGTTTGCCCTGGCGAGGGTATTTTCCGCTCTGGCGGCGATGGACATAGGGACCTCGTTCGGCGGCCTCGGGGCGCGGCGCGAAATGCTCATCGGATTCCTTGCCGAGCCGGCGATGCTGATGACGCTGTTCACCGCCGCGTTCATCAGCGGGTCCACGCAGCTCACCACCATCGTCGTCTCCCTCGCCCACCGCGAGTTCGCCATCTACCCCAGCCTCGCATTTGCCGCGGTCGCCTTCGCCATGGTGCTGCTGGCGGAAAACGCCCGAATACCGGTGGACAACCCGACCACCCATCTGGAACTCACGATGGTTCACGAGGCCATGATTCTCGAATACTCGGCGCGCCACCTCGCGCTGATCGAGTGGGCGGCCGCGATCAAGCTGTTCGCCTACGCCACCATCGGCATCGCTCTTTTTGCCCCATGGGGAATCGCCGACGGCGGCAACTGGGCGGCGCTGCCGGTGGCGGTAGGCGCGCTCGCGCTCAAGCTGTTCCTCTTTGGCGCCGGCCTGGCGCTGCTCGAAACGCTTCTTGCCAAGCTGCGGCTGTTTCTGGTGCCCGAGTTTCTCTCCGGGGCCTTCCTGCTGGCGGTGCTCGGCATGCTCACCCATTTCCTCGTGAGGGGATGA
- a CDS encoding RidA family protein has product MAKQAIHTTHAPQAIGTYSQAVRAGATLYLSGQIGLDPQSMQVVEGFEGQAHQVFRNLEAVARAAGARLDQAVKLTVFLTDLANFPKLNEIMAQYFNQPYPARSAVGVSQLPRGALVEIDAIIATAQQDRQS; this is encoded by the coding sequence GTGGCCAAACAAGCGATTCACACCACGCATGCGCCTCAGGCGATCGGTACCTATTCGCAGGCTGTGCGCGCCGGCGCCACGCTCTACCTTTCAGGCCAGATCGGGCTGGATCCGCAGTCGATGCAGGTCGTGGAAGGGTTCGAGGGTCAGGCGCACCAAGTCTTCCGCAACCTGGAGGCAGTGGCCCGGGCGGCCGGCGCCCGGCTCGACCAGGCGGTGAAGCTCACGGTGTTCCTGACCGATCTTGCGAATTTCCCCAAGCTCAACGAGATCATGGCGCAATACTTCAACCAGCCGTATCCCGCCCGCTCGGCCGTGGGCGTATCGCAGTTGCCGCGCGGGGCTCTGGTGGAGATCGACGCCATCATCGCCACGGCGCAGCAGGATCGGCAGTCGTGA
- a CDS encoding formate hydrogenlyase, whose translation MSQSLSGQLVNLLAAFLLLLAFEMLSQRRILTLIRLLAWQGAALAASTLIVAYSTGQTHLYFSAVLTLVLKVILIPWVLHRLIDQLHVRWDVETLINIPTTMLIGIGLVIFAFALAAPISEMASTITRSTLGIALASVLLSFLTMIVRRKAVPQVIGFLAMENGLFFAATSATYGMPLVVELGVALDVLVGTFIFGIFFFHIREQFDSLDIRHMEKLKED comes from the coding sequence ATGAGCCAGTCGCTTTCCGGCCAGCTCGTAAACCTGCTCGCGGCTTTCCTGCTGCTGCTGGCGTTCGAAATGCTGTCGCAGCGGCGCATCCTGACGCTGATCCGGCTGCTCGCATGGCAGGGCGCCGCGCTCGCCGCTTCCACGTTGATCGTGGCGTATTCCACCGGCCAGACTCACCTGTACTTCTCGGCCGTGCTCACGCTGGTGCTGAAGGTGATTTTGATTCCGTGGGTGCTGCACAGGCTGATCGACCAGTTGCACGTTCGCTGGGACGTGGAGACCCTGATCAACATTCCGACGACCATGCTGATAGGAATCGGCCTGGTGATCTTCGCTTTCGCCTTGGCCGCTCCGATCTCGGAAATGGCGAGCACGATCACGCGCTCGACGCTCGGGATCGCGCTCGCCAGCGTGCTGCTTTCCTTTCTGACGATGATCGTGCGCCGCAAAGCCGTGCCCCAGGTGATCGGCTTCCTCGCCATGGAGAACGGCTTGTTCTTCGCCGCAACCTCGGCCACCTACGGCATGCCCCTTGTGGTGGAGCTGGGGGTGGCGCTCGACGTGCTGGTGGGCACGTTCATTTTCGGCATTTTCTTCTTCCATATCCGTGAGCAGTTCGACAGCCTGGACATCCGGCATATGGAAAAGCTCAAGGAAGACTGA
- a CDS encoding hydrogenase 4 subunit F, which produces MEIALVLGVPLLGGLLLALVGHTRRAPEFNALMSLITLGAAALLTGRVIADGPITALEEQFFVDSFNMFLVALTAFVAFTTALFSRPYMRIEEHHGRVNSARLRLYHSMYQLFTFTMLLCLLSNNVGILWVAMEGATLTTVLLVSLYRTPASLEAAWKYFILCSVGIAQALFGVILLYFAAEKVLGPGGTALLWTHLHEVRNELEPTVLSLAFVFLLVGFGTKVGLVPLHNWLPDAHAEGPTPISAVLSGLLLNVALYAVIRSKVLVDGALQSNLSGALMMGFGLLSVVVAAFFLSRQKDIKRMFAYSSIEHMGLMTFAFGMGGPVAAFAGLLHMTVHSLTKSAIFFAVGHASQATGTQNMESIRGLIRQSPTIGWGLALGSLAILGMPPFGVFTSEFMVLTTAMHEHAWATPFLLVALGVAFAAIFGKVQPMVFGETTAQRLPHPPALVPVFVHLTIVLVLGLYIPPYLVDWYRQAAALIG; this is translated from the coding sequence GTGGAGATCGCACTGGTCCTCGGCGTCCCGCTGTTGGGCGGCTTGCTGCTCGCGCTCGTGGGTCACACTCGCCGCGCTCCCGAGTTCAACGCGCTGATGAGCCTGATCACGCTGGGTGCGGCGGCGCTGCTTACCGGCCGCGTCATCGCCGATGGGCCGATCACGGCGCTGGAGGAACAGTTTTTCGTCGATTCGTTCAATATGTTCCTGGTCGCGCTGACCGCGTTTGTCGCGTTTACCACCGCGCTCTTTTCCCGGCCTTACATGCGTATCGAGGAGCATCACGGGCGAGTGAATTCGGCCCGCCTCAGGCTGTATCACAGCATGTACCAGCTGTTCACCTTCACGATGCTGCTGTGTCTGCTTTCGAACAACGTCGGAATCCTGTGGGTAGCGATGGAGGGCGCGACGCTGACCACCGTGCTGCTGGTGAGCCTGTACCGCACGCCCGCCAGCCTGGAGGCGGCGTGGAAGTACTTCATCCTTTGCAGCGTCGGCATTGCCCAGGCGCTGTTCGGCGTCATCCTTCTGTATTTCGCCGCCGAGAAGGTGCTCGGTCCCGGAGGGACCGCGCTCCTTTGGACGCACTTGCATGAGGTGCGCAACGAGCTCGAGCCCACAGTGCTCTCGCTCGCATTCGTGTTTCTGCTGGTCGGTTTCGGCACCAAGGTCGGGCTGGTGCCCCTTCATAACTGGCTTCCCGACGCGCACGCGGAAGGCCCGACACCGATTTCAGCAGTGCTTTCAGGGTTGCTGCTCAACGTGGCTCTCTACGCCGTCATCAGAAGCAAGGTGCTCGTGGACGGCGCCCTGCAAAGCAATCTCTCCGGTGCGCTCATGATGGGTTTCGGTCTGCTGTCGGTCGTGGTGGCGGCGTTCTTCCTTTCGCGCCAGAAGGACATCAAGCGCATGTTCGCCTACTCCTCGATCGAGCATATGGGTCTCATGACGTTTGCTTTCGGCATGGGCGGGCCGGTTGCGGCCTTCGCCGGGCTTTTGCACATGACGGTGCATTCGCTGACCAAGAGCGCGATCTTCTTTGCGGTGGGTCACGCCTCGCAAGCCACCGGCACGCAGAACATGGAGAGCATCCGCGGCTTGATCCGGCAAAGCCCCACGATCGGCTGGGGACTGGCGCTCGGAAGCCTCGCCATTCTCGGAATGCCTCCGTTCGGGGTGTTCACCAGCGAATTCATGGTGCTCACTACCGCGATGCACGAGCATGCGTGGGCGACGCCGTTCCTGCTGGTCGCTCTCGGAGTGGCCTTTGCCGCGATCTTCGGAAAGGTGCAGCCGATGGTGTTTGGAGAAACGACGGCACAACGCTTGCCCCATCCACCGGCTCTGGTGCCGGTATTCGTGCATTTGACGATCGTGCTGGTGCTGGGCCTGTACATCCCGCCGTACCTGGTGGACTGGTATCGGCAGGCCGCCGCCCTGATCGGCTGA